The genomic stretch CGATGGTTGTCTGCTCGATTGCGACAGTTGGTCCAGCCGCAAGAAAGTTGCATAGTAGCACTGCCAGACAGACGAGAACCGCGATATAGTACCGGAATGCCGCCGACCTAGCCATTGGACATGGGCTGTTAGTCATATAATGTGGGGAAGTAAACATAGCGATTAATGAGGCCAACTGGGGTAGCTTGCCAGTTTAGTGGGTCGTGGGGATCGTTCGATGGGGTCGGAATCAGAATGATCTCGTTTGTTTCATGATGTCGCAGACGCAAGTCACCCAGATTATGCCCTGGAGGGGCACCTGAAGAGGGATCGACTGCCTTCGAAGACATCGTATATTCTATGCATAAGGGTACCAGAAATCACAATACATAATCGTTCCACCCAAGGCCTCCCTCCGTGGCTGGGATTGGGTATGCATTTAAGCAGACGTGGACTtagggggaagaaaataaactaaTGCCGCTAACTGAGCTTAATTTCATCCTTTTGGCACGCGTCGGGTCCACCGGGTACGGATTTGATTTTGGTCGCCCTCCTTCCCCACATTCCCGGCGAGGGTCAAACTGGAGTATGAACTGGTCACCCCCGGGTGGGGGATCAAGAAGATACTAGTTAAATATGACTAGTATGTCCTGGATCCCATGTCACGAACATAGAACTCGAATAAGACATCATGCAGATTATTTGGCGCAAGACAGCTGATGGAAACACCTATGAAGACGCCCGTGTGGGCCGCGTCTTCAACCACCGTCGCCCTCAACGGTATCCCTTGGCCGTGGTAAAGGCAAGTAGCCAGGATGACATTGTGGCTGCCGTGAAGCTGGCCATTGAGAATAACTGTCGCGTCGCAATTCGTTCTGGTGGCCATTCCTGGGCTGCGTGGAGCGTACGTGACAATTCGATCTTGATCGACCTGGGCAACTACAAGCACCTTGAAGTGGAcgcgaagagaagaatagcaTGGGCAACTCCAAGCATGACAGGAAAGGATATCAATGGTGTGTTGACCAAAGAGCACGGGTTGATGTTTCCTGGGGGCCATTGCCCTGACGTCGGAATTGGTGGCTTCCTCCTTCAGGGCGGAATGGGTTGGAATTGCCGAGTATGAACCACCCTCGCCCATTTCATTATGATATACGACTAACCTTGAGGTATGCAGAACTGGGGATGGGCCTGCGAACGTGTTCGCGCTCTAGATGTGGTGACAGCCAATGGGGATTTGGTGCATTGCAATTCGCAGCAGAACAGTGATCTCTATTGGGCTGCTCGTGGGGCAGGGCCAGGTGTGTTTCATTATTCATTTTATCTCCAGTCAAATGAATTAACATAAGGCCTCAGGATTCCCGGGCGTGGTGACCCGGTTTCATCTCGACCTCGTGCCGTACCCTAAAAATGGCTTCCGGTCATCGGGCTTCGTCTACCCCATAAAACATTACCACGAGGCCTTCCGTTGGGTCATCTCCATCACGCCTGATTTTGATAATGATACCGAAATTGCGGCTGTGGCTCAGTACCCAGAGGGGCAAGATGAGATATGCCTGTTCATTCTGTTCGTCACCATGAAGTCCTCCGTTGAAGAAGCGGAAAAGGCACTTGCTCCAGCCCAGGAGACACGACCATCAGGGGTTATTGTTGAGTGGTTCTGTCAGGAAGACAGTCTTGAGAACCAATAcatcaaccaagccaaaGCCAACCCAGAACGCCATCGCTATTGTGCCGATAATGCTTACATACACGACGACGCAGATGTTCCCGCTGTTCTAGAGGAGGCGTTCACTACACTTCCACATAAGAAATCGTTCGCTCTTTGGTTTGGAATGAATCCCTGCAGCCGTCGGAAGCTTCCCGATATGGCGTTGAGTATGCAGTCAGACCATTATTTCGCGCTGTATACCGTGTGGGAAGATGAAAAGGACGATCCCCGATGCCAGACATGGGTTCAGGATATCATGCGGAAGGTCGAACGGCATTCAGTCGGGGCGTATTTGGGAGATTCAGATTTTCAAGTGAGAAAAACTCGGTTCTGGGAGGATGACAACGCCCAGCGTCTGATGGAGATTCGTCGTAAATGGGATCCCACGGGGAGGATATGTGGATACCTGGACAAGGGGGATGTCTCAGGCACCCAGGGGTTGACAAATGCACATGAATGGAAATTGTAGAATAAATCTCATATTTTAGTTAAATGaaacatctctttcttcattttaCCCTAGCTTCTGCCGCCTATACTGACTTAGCCCTGACTCAACAAATCTTAAGAATGGAGTACTGTAACCGACAAACAAGCGTTCTACCTCAGGCCTCTCAGCTGCAGTTAGAGTCTCCACTCAATATCGCCACTAGACATGCCAAAAGAGGCACGTACAAAGTCAATTCTCTCTCTGAAGAGTGGCTGGCTCTAGACCACCCCGGGATGTGGGGGAACAagctttccccgcatttACTCCGCAGTCTTGGTACTTCCTCCATCGCCCGATACGTACTCAGACGCGCGTCTTCACACGGATGTTCGGGCCCTCACCGGGCCACTCCATAAGATGGACTTTATCTATCGTCTTAGAATCAAGGATACTAAAAGCAAGGTAATCAAATATGATATCATCAGCCTCCAGTCGTACAGGCTTAATCGCAAACCATCTAGCACCTCATTCCCACCACACAATGGACGGGAAAAGCCTCGCCGACAAAGTGGCAATCGTCAGTGGTTCCTCATCAGGAATTGGCGCTGCTATTATACGAGAGCTCTCATCCCGCGGCGCCAATACAGTGGTGAACTACCCATTCGCGCACTTGAAGAATGAAGCAGACAGCTTAGTGGCATCTCTTCCCTCGCTATCTATTGCCGTTGAAGCGGATATGTCATTAGCGACATCCCCACAGAAACTAGTAGATGCTGCGGTTTCAAAATGGGGTCgaattgatattgtggtTAATTGTGTCGCGCTAGCCGTGAATAAGCCATTTGAATCACAGACCCTAGAAGACTGGGACTTGTTGGTCAATACAAACGGACGGAGTACTTTCCTCTTGACTCAGGCAAGCCTGCCTCATTTGACGAAAGGGCGTGGGAGGATTGTGAATATCGTCAGTATTTCTGGTCGTGGGCCTCCGCCAAACCAGACCATTTATGCGGGAACGAAAGGGATGGTGGACTCTTTTACAAAATGCTGGTAGGTGTAGCTATGCCCTTTGCCCTTGTCCCATGTTCGTGATATAGACTAAGTGACGGAATATAGGGCCAAGGAGCTGCCACCTAAATACGGCTGCACAGTTAATGCTGTTAGTCCCGGTCCTACAAAGACAGAAGGCTTTTCGGCTGCCGGTGAGGAACAGATGAAGATTCTGCAGCCAATTATTGACCAAACCCCGGTTGGACCGAGGATGGCGGAGCCAGAGGAGATTGCTTTTGCGGTTGCATTTCTATGCGAGGAGCGTGCCAGATGGATCAATGGAGCTCATATCGTTGCATCTGGTGGACTTTTTATTGATTAAACATGCATACATTCTGTTTTCCTGTCAGGGAAATCAGCGGTAACCTGGTGATTGGAATGGCTTTAATGACTTGAAAGAATGCTAGACATGTTAATAGTTGTGTCCCTGCTCAGAAACTATGCTGAAATCACTATATCATGATTAAGACCGAAGCACTACTCCAAATACACGAGGAATATCTCAAATTTCCATATTATATCCTCGTTAAGTAGAGTCTCCCAGATAGAGATAATCGACATCGACTTCCCTATATTCTTCAAGAAcaaaagagggggaaaaatgAAATAGGGAGTGGATGGGGCTGTTTCGGATACATGGCTGCAAGTTACCTTATCATGGTATTGTTTCATAGCAAGTCTTTAACTGTACATAATCATCAAAAGAGCAGAACAAAGGAACAGAAGTaataggaagaaaaaggggaaaaagagaCTGAAAaaattgaagagaaggagaaaatcaataaaaagaatgtgAGGCTAGAAAGAAACTCtgacaaaagagaaatagtCACCGCAGGACTCACCTGCAATCTTCAGAAGAGAAGTCTAACGCGATAGCATTTCGCTAGGCAAAAGTTTGTTCAGATATAGAGTAAGTATATGATTCTAAGTAGTACAGAGAAATATAACATAATGGGAATAGACCCTATGCTACTTGATTTACTATGCTCGATATGGATGTATATTTTAGGCACAGCACAGTAACCAAGATACGATGACCACTGCAGACTTTATGATATGCTAAAATTCCAACCTGGTACACATAAATGTAAGAAATACAACTCAACAGTTTAAAATCCCCGATCAGCAACGGGGAAAACACAATGGCATGATTTATTCGATTGGCCTGGCCCCCGAGACATCAGGAACACCCTCACCCTCAACAAGCTTAGCTCCTACAACCTCGTAGACAGGCACTTCCGCAAGGCGGGAAATGATATGATGCAAAGTGGGCAGCTGCTCCCAGTCCAGAGCATCAATCTGGAAACTCGCCTTCTTAGTCGTGTACACCCTCTTCGGCGAGGGTTTCGGTGTTGCTTCTGAGAACGGATCCCAGACGGCATGCTCCTCCGCAGGCACATTCTTATTCGCGCGGCCACTCTTCGGGATGTATTTATATGCCAGCATACCAGCATCAGCTTCTCCGCTAAGTCCTCCAGATTCAGATGACGGGTCAACCTCGACCAGGTCCTCAAGAAGGAAGTTACCCCAGAGCGCACCTTGCCAGCCAGTTCGGATGCGATAAGATGTCGCTCGGCGATAGACGTCAATAGATGTGTACAGTTTGGGCATACCGAGCTCTTCTCGACCAGAGACGATTGGATCCGTCAACGATTCAAACAGGATGGGGAGGTACGTGCCCTTCACGCTAGAGCCGTCTTTCTTAACGTATTCAACACCGTGGATATAGAGGCCGATATGACTGTATCCTGAACCGCCCAGCCATTCCATCTTGTTCAGCGTGGTCTTCGCAAAGGACGCGTAGGCGACGGTGCCAGGCGAAGTAAAGCGCCAGCCACGCCGACCGGGTGGGAACAGATTCTGGAGAACTGTTCGGGATGTCTTGAATTTGATTGATGCAGTGGTGAAGGTGGATTTTGTTCCGTCTCTGGGGACTCCGAGGTGTGTTTGGCGAGGACCTGGCATGGGCCCGAAGGCAATGGGCATCCGCCAGTAGGGGTTAGGAATGCGCTTCCAGGTCCATTCACGGAGCTTTTGTGTAGAGTTATCCCATTCGTCATGGCCACAGTTGAAGTTGACGAACCCGTACACTATTGATACAATATGGTCAGTAGTGTTTTTTTAAGTTGAACAGAGAAGGGTTTGCTACTCACTATCAAGCTCTTTACCGTCGGTCCGATCTTCACCAAGTATCCGAGAATATTCTTGAACCTGGCTTGCGCGCTCGTACCGGATTTCATGGTAGAGCTGCAGCCTCTCTGGAATCTCCTCCACAGGGGTTCCCTGTGGAAGAATCACGGCAAGCGAGGCTGCGTCTTCAATTGCAATTCCTGCTCCTTGTCCCTGATgcggaaggaaaggatgcGCGGCATCACCAAGAAGAGCCAACCGCCCAAAATGCCAAGTTGGAATCGACTCCATGTCTAGGAGTTTCCATACCTTCACGCTCTCAGGATCGGCTTTAGCCAAGAGCTTGAGAATTGTTGGATCAAACGATGAGAAGATTTGAAGCATTTTATCGAGGTTTCCACTTTGATCCCACCCGTCGGCTGCCTGATCGGCCGACTCAGCCTCCGGGTGAATTACCACGAAGTTCAGGACGGAgttgttggaggttgggtACATCACAATGCGACGATCTGTTCCATACCACATACACAGCTCCCCGGGGTGCTTGACCAAAGGCGCAGTGACGGGGTCGTCAAGGGCGGCTTGCTTAGACACTAGGAAGCGGAATGCACTCTTGCCGCTGCAAAATGGTTTGATATCACCTCCGGGGACCGCTCTTCTTGTTATCGAATGGACTCCATCGGCACCAAGGATAACATCGCCTTCATAATGCGCACCATTTTCCAAAGTGATGTGCGCGGCTTCAGCATCTACGCTTACCACTCGACTTGATGTCCGTAAAGGAATGGCTGGTCTTCCATCCTCGGCATTAGTTGCCACGCTCTTCAATTTGTTGTATAGGTCAATGCGATGGGCAAGTAACCATTTCTGTACAGATAGTTAGAAAGTGAACAAAGACAGTGTCTGTGGGGAGTCGAACATGCTGCCATAATTTGTGACCTTCTGAGAGCTCCATGGACCGCTCTACTTTGCCACTTGCAGTGTATTCCGTCAACTAGATCAGCTCGTTAGAATCATGTTCAAAGAATAACATGCGTAGTATGAATGATCACACACTCTCTCGAAGGTATTCGCACCGAATTCCTCTGCACATATCCCAAGACGTCGGAGGATTCCATTTGCGTTCGGAGCAAGATGGAGCGCAGCTCCAGTCTCCGTTGCCAGCCGCGATTGTTCAAATATCTGAAACATATATTAGCCTACACCATTCATACTTCGACAGTGGCGAAATTATCACACTCACATGTACATCGTGACCTTGCTTACGGAGCGCAATTGCGGCCGTTAATCCGCCAATACCGGCTCCAACGACCAACACTTTGAGGGGGCAACTCTCGCTCCTCGAGTTGGGAGTAACGGATGTTCCATTAAGCTGGGTCATGTTGTCGACACAGAATCCACTGGCACGTGGTTGTTGTTTGAACAATGTATAAGAAGCGTTTGCATGTCTCATGCTATTTATTATATGCCAGGAGTACATAATATGGCTATTGAACTGAACATCGGGAATTGGGGTTGATCTCGGGCCCACCTTACCCGGGGGTGGGGGACACATACAGTGTATCCACTCCCTATGTATGTCCGAGGCTACGTTCATGCAGCTCGGGAAATTGGGTGTGCCGCGGTTTATgacaggaatatcatcattgACAAGTAATATACTGGTGCTGACTGACGAAGTGGTGCGCTTAGCTACATCGTGTAGAAGTCATCCAACTACAGCTGAACAAAACATGTTTTTTATATCTACTCTGAACAAGAATTTATGCTAGGACAGTAGGACTTATGAATTTCGAATGTATTGGTCTATCTAATGAGATAAAGTAGCTAGTAGCTGTCACAGATTTCCTCTATATGCCTTGGGATTCTCATCATGATACAGCTTGATCCAATCATACTGATCATCCAGATACTTCTGTGCGCGTAAATCCCCAGACCGAGCATGGCCTTCGAAGTTCTCTGCTCTAGCTGCTCGTCCACAGAGCCTTCCCAGTTCACCACTAGCCTTGCTACTCTCCACCTCCTGATATGTCACTGTTCTGAGATACTTTCCAACCCAGAGACCACCGGTATATCTAGCTGCTTTCTTAGTAGGGAGCACGTGGTTGGTTCCAATCACCTAAGTAAAAGATATCAGTCTCAGGCTCTGGAGGTAATCAGGGGTTATGAAAATACAATAATACCTTATCCCCGTAAGAAACACACGTCTTCTCACCCAAGAAGAGCGCTCCATATGCTGTCATATTGTCCAATGCATCCCGAGGCCGTTTCGTAAAGATCTGAACATGTTCACTGGCGTATTCATCTGCCAATTTCCAAGCTTCATCAATTGtgtcaacaacaatcacCTCGCCGAATCGCTCCCACGAAACACTTGCCACGTCCCCAGTTGAAAGATGTTTGAGCAGTtcattgatgatctcgatgGCTTTCCGGCCTACTCTTTCCGACGTAGTGATTACCACAGCGGGAGAGTCAGGGCCGTGTTCAGCCTGGGAGAGGATGTCAGTAGCGACGGTGAAAGGATCCGCCGTATCGTCTGTCACAATCAAGATTTCTGTCGGTCCGGCGAAGAGGTCAATCCCGACCTCGCCAAAGAGCTGTCTCTTTCCCTCGGCGACGAAAGCATTTCCGGGTCCCGCGATGAAATCCACCTTTTTCATTGTCCCGGTACCAACGGCCATTGCAGCGATCGCTTGAACACCACCAAGGAGATATATCTCGTCGGCTCCAGCAAGGTGCATGGCTGCAATTGTGGCGTGAGGTACCTTGCCAGCGATGGGTGGAGTGCAACCCACAACGTGTGGCACGCCGGCAACTTTGGCAGTTAAGATGGTCATGTGGGCGGAGGCAAGCAGAGGATAGCGTCCACCAGGGATATATCTGTTCATCGAGTTAGACTCTACTCTTATGCAGGATCTGTCTTATCTACACTCTTCACTTACGCGCCGACAGAGTTAATAGGAAGATTCTTCTGGCCCAGAACAACGCCCTGGAGGAATGTTAGCAAAAGTTGAATCTCCAGTGGAAGATTGCTTGGGTCTTACAGGTTGAATCTCATACTCAAAGTCCTTCAGAGACTCGCGCTGAGCTTGTGCAAATGCACGCACATTCTTCTGGACCTCCTTAATGTCGTCGATGGTCTGCTGGGGACAGGCCGCGATCGCGGCATCAATATCCGCCTGGGATAGCTTGAACGAAGCCGGTGACCACTTGTCAAACTTCTCAGAGTACTTGCGTACGGCTGCATCGCCATTCTGTCGGACATCGTCTATCACACCCTTGACGACTGAACTGACATCAATTTGGGGAGTGGTGGAGACGGCCACGTTGTCTGACCTGGATTTCAGATGGCGGGCAGGCATGATGGCAGTAGTGATAAAAACACAAGGGAAAAGGGTAAAATTTCTTTatgtttgtgttttgttATATTCCGTCTTAGTACAATGTGGATTTTATTTGTTTCTTATGGGCGAGACATAATGTTCGTCTTGCATTAGATACTCCTCCACCGGCTCCACCTCCGAATGGGCAGgttgacaaggagaagagaggcCGGACAGAAGTCCGAAATGACCCGGAATTCAGAGCGATGTCATTAGAATCAATTTCACTCAAGACGCTTTAGCTTAAAAGAAGGTTTTTACTACGTTTGTTAGATCAGATTTGCCGATTTCGGGGCATACCGTGCCGTACCTAGACAGACCCAACCGCAACATACTAACCAGAACGACGTTCATTTACGAGAGTGATGGGACCATTCataaatagaaataaaaaacaTTGGCATTGCTTAATTTAATGGATTCTGCTTATTGTACTTGTTTCTAATCCCCAATTCCCCGTCTTCGCTTCCTTCACTTCGAGGGCTTCACGTCATCCATACCGCCGCCATAGTCCTCCTCCAGCGTAGCTCCATTAACGCGCAAAGGCTGCGCCTCCTGAAGAACATATAACATCCGCGCCCAATTGGTTTCACTTGTATTCCTCCATGCGTGGTTTGTCCCGCGCTGAACCGCAATGTCGCCTCGCTTGAGCAATCTCGTCGCTCCCGAGTCCAGCACCAGCTCGACCTCTCCCTCAAgcactactccgtagtccaGACTCACTGTCCGATGCATGGGTGAAATGGACCCAGGGTTCATGTCCACAACACGCAAGACCGTGCCTCCGGGAATCGTAACACCCGGGAGATCCTTCAGCAACGACCCATAAACATCGAGATCCTTCGCGTCGCTTAGATTGACGGGGACCTCGTTTGTCCCGTAGGCAAGTGAAAACCGGGCACCGTTGGCGAGCTGCTGCCATTCGAGCGGTTCAGGGATTTTATCTTGGAATCCGGTTGTTCCTTGGTCGTCGTGGTCGGTGATCACGCGCTTGATGGGGCGGAGGCCGTTGTCTTGCATTTTTGGCATATGTTGATTTGTGCGTCAGATGAATATAGGAGTGTAATGGAAGGTGAAGATAGTCAAGTACGGATTGAGTGTTGTACCCGACAAGGAGTCATGGTAAATTCACTCTTAAATCCCCTTGGTCGCTTCGTGAATGAGGGTTCTCCAGGTGGAGCCGATGTTCTGGTCCgcaggtggaggaggttcaTCCGATCGTTTGAATACTGCACCTATATTTTATAGAATCATCAATGCACCCTGTCTcgtagatatatatacaccttACTGAAAAATGTCTCCGAAAGTTGCACTGATAACTGGGGCATCGCGAGGCGTTGGGGCCGCCGTCGCTCGTGCGCTCGCCGCCGACGGTGACACCAGCATAGTGCTAAACTATGGATCCAACCCAGAGCCCGCACAAAGTCTCATCCAGGAATTAAACTCTTTGAGAGATAATAATACTCGCTCGACAGAAAAACCTCGATTCCAGGCTCTAAAAGCAAACATGGCAGATAGAGCTGATATTCGTCGGCTAGTCAGCCAAACGGTTCAGGAAATGGGCCGCTTGGATATAGTGGTCTCGAATGTTGGCTGGACACGAATGACAGATTTTGCGAATCTGGAAGAGGCCGACAATGAGGCTGACTGGGACCGGTGCTTTAACATGAATGTCAAGAGCCattttttcctgttccaggaATGCAGAAAGTATCTGGAAAAGACGCAGGGGGCGTTTATTGCTACAGCGAGTGTTGCTGGTGTCAAGCCAAGTGGTAGCTCTTTGGTGAGTATCATCGGTGGCGATGATATTGACCAAAACTATTTGCTGATATTGGCGCCATAGCCGTATGCTGTGACGAAAGCTGCCCTTATACATCTCGCCAAAAGCCTGGCAGCCATTGCGGCGCCAAACATTCGAGTGAACACCGTCTCGCCCGGTGTCTTGCTTACGGTATGTCTGTGGTCTTTCGGCTTTATTCACGTTTGTTAATGATAATCATAGGACTGGGGGCGACAGTTTCCAGGAGAAAAATTGGACGCCGTGCgtgagaagaatgtcttGAAGCGATTCGCTACACCGGAGGTAAGAATATAGATACAGAGCACCCTGTACGACCCTGAAGCGCAGCTCACTAACCTGATATGCTTTAAAAGGACGTTGCAGAGCAAGTCAAGTTCCTTGCGAACTCCAAATCCATTACCGGAATGaatgttgtcattgatgcTGGGTTCTCATTGTAGATATACTATATAAGCACATGCAATGTAGAGCTTGTTGCTAGAAGGCTTAAGCAAGTCTTCTCTTATCGATCTCTGGTATTTTATCTATACATAAACCATCCGAATGTTCTTACATGGCATGTTACTTGCTAACGTCCCGTAATTTCTCTATGAGATGGACCAAGTTCTCTACCAAAGGCGGCTCCCGCTCACCGTAATGGTTTCTATGCATTATTTGGAGAACTAGCTCCAAAATGGCGCCAGGTTCAGCTAGAGAGGCAGACGCTATATGCGGCTGAGCTCCATGCAAAGCAGGGATGCCACGCTCTAAAGCGATATAGCGATGCACACCTTCAGtatcatcgccatcaagCCATACTATGTTCTCCATATTCATACCCATGGAATCTGGCCGGGACACAGCATTATCTTCAGTTGCATGGGAGATTGCCATGCCATAGGCCCAAAGAGTCAAGCTAGCATGGTACAGGGCAACGGCCATAAAGTCCCGCAAACAttgggaaggaagagctttgAGCTCTCGAATGACCTGTCCAGCATGCCAGAGTGCTTGTCGGCATTCTTTACTTTGCGACCAGGAATTAATCGAGGGCGGAAATCCTGAGGTCTTTTTGGGATCCTCCAACGTGGCAAGAATCTGGACATCCTCTAGCGACATGTGCATGTGCATCAAAATAAGGTTCAAATGGAGTTTGCTTTCGTTCTTGTATCCCATATGGAAATACTTTAGCATCTTGACAAGCTCCTGGTAGCGGGATACCATCAGGATCCCATTATCCCAGTACCGAGATTGTGCCGCCAGCAGAATACTAAACTGTCGATATTCCCAGACCATTCCCCACATGGCACAAAGTATAGATAAACATGAAAGAGTGGTGTCTGCCACGGCTTTGCTGCATTCGAGGAGGTCAAGATTTGCAATGCACTCCAGAAGCGTTGGGATCCGTGTCGTGCCCATAGCGAAGCGCCCACAGTACAATTCTTTCCACTTTTGAGCTGAGCTCGGAGTCCAAAGATCGCGAGAACAAGGAATAGAAAGTGAAATTTCACCATAGGATAACAAGGGATTTGTGAACAGAACCATAGACAATTGAGCGTCGTGTCGCAGCAAATTATAAACGAGTCTCTTGAAAGACTCTTGCCGCACCCAGGAACGCCATTTACTATCGAGGT from Aspergillus oryzae RIB40 DNA, chromosome 1 encodes the following:
- a CDS encoding putative salicylate hydroxylase (2-polyprenyl-6-methoxyphenol hydroxylase and related FAD-dependent oxidoreductases) produces the protein MTQLNGTSVTPNSRSESCPLKVLVVGAGIGGLTAAIALRKQGHDIFEQSRLATETGAALHLAPNANGILRRLGICAEEFGANTFERLTEYTASGKVERSMELSEGHKLWQHKWLLAHRIDLYNKLKSVATNAEDGRPAIPLRTSSRVVSVDAEAAHITLENGAHYEGDVILGADGVHSITRRAVPGGDIKPFCSGKSAFRFLVSKQAALDDPVTAPLVKHPGELCMWYGTDRRIVMYPTSNNSVLNFVVIHPEAESADQAADGWDQSGNLDKMLQIFSSFDPTILKLLAKADPESVKVWKLLDMESIPTWHFGRLALLGDAAHPFLPHQGQGAGIAIEDAASLAVILPQGTPVEEIPERLQLYHEIRYERASQVQEYSRILGEDRTDGKELDMYGFVNFNCGHDEWDNSTQKLREWTWKRIPNPYWRMPIAFGPMPGPRQTHLGVPRDGTKSTFTTASIKFKTSRTVLQNLFPPGRRGWRFTSPGTVAYASFAKTTLNKMEWLGGSGYSHIGLYIHGVEYVKKDGSSVKGTYLPILFESLTDPIVSGREELGMPKLYTSIDVYRRATSYRIRTGWQGALWGNFLLEDLVEVDPSSESGGLSGEADAGMLAYKYIPKSGRANKNVPAEEHAVWDPFSEATPKPSPKRVYTTKKASFQIDALDWEQLPTLHHIISRLAEVPVYEVVGAKLVEGEGVPDVSGARPIE
- a CDS encoding SDR family NAD(P)-dependent oxidoreductase (predicted protein); this translates as MSPKVALITGASRGVGAAVARALAADGDTSIVLNYGSNPEPAQSLIQELNSLRDNNTRSTEKPRFQALKANMADRADIRRLVSQTVQEMGRLDIVVSNVGWTRMTDFANLEEADNEADWDRCFNMNVKSHFFLFQECRKYLEKTQGAFIATASVAGVKPSGSSLPYAVTKAALIHLAKSLAAIAAPNIRVNTVSPGVLLTFLANSKSITGMNVVIDAGFSL
- a CDS encoding FAD-binding oxidoreductase (FAD/FMN-containing dehydrogenases), giving the protein MVGAIQCRLLFIPTPYSTSAAGAHTPPIAMDGRRISGCRMPSLRRVSQSATQSDTWPPKVMPIKDPIKPAIKQSPDCHADGNTYEDARVGRVFNHRRPQRYPLAVVKASSQDDIVAAVKLAIENNCRVAIRSGGHSWAAWSVRDNSILIDLGNYKHLEVDAKRRIAWATPSMTGKDINGVLTKEHGLMFPGGHCPDVGIGGFLLQGGMGWNCRNWGWACERVRALDVVTANGDLVHCNSQQNSDLYWAARGAGPGFPGVVTRFHLDLVPYPKNGFRSSGFVYPIKHYHEAFRWVISITPDFDNDTEIAAVAQYPEGQDEICLFILFVTMKSSVEEAEKALAPAQETRPSGVIVEWFCQEDSLENQYINQAKANPERHRYCADNAYIHDDADVPAVLEEAFTTLPHKKSFALWFGMNPCSRRKLPDMALSMQSDHYFALYTVWEDEKDDPRCQTWVQDIMRKVERHSVGAYLGDSDFQVRKTRFWEDDNAQRLMEIRRKWDPTGRICGYLDKGDVSGTQGLTNAHEWKL
- a CDS encoding SDR family NAD(P)-dependent oxidoreductase (dehydrogenases with different specificities (related to short-chain alcohol dehydrogenases)) → MDGKSLADKVAIVSGSSSGIGAAIIRELSSRGANTVVNYPFAHLKNEADSLVASLPSLSIAVEADMSLATSPQKLVDAAVSKWGRIDIVVNCVALAVNKPFESQTLEDWDLLVNTNGRSTFLLTQASLPHLTKGRGRIVNIVSISGRGPPPNQTIYAGTKGMVDSFTKCWAKELPPKYGCTVNAVSPGPTKTEGFSAAGEEQMKILQPIIDQTPVGPRMAEPEEIAFAVAFLCEERARWINGAHIVASGGLFID
- a CDS encoding histidinol dehydrogenase family protein (histidinol dehydrogenase) is translated as MPARHLKSRSDNVAVSTTPQIDVSSVVKGVIDDVRQNGDAAVRKYSEKFDKWSPASFKLSQADIDAAIAACPQQTIDDIKEVQKNVRAFAQAQRESLKDFEYEIQPGVVLGQKNLPINSVGAYIPGGRYPLLASAHMTILTAKVAGVPHVVGCTPPIAGKVPHATIAAMHLAGADEIYLLGGVQAIAAMAVGTGTMKKVDFIAGPGNAFVAEGKRQLFGEVGIDLFAGPTEILIVTDDTADPFTVATDILSQAEHGPDSPAVVITTSERVGRKAIEIINELLKHLSTGDVASVSWERFGEVIVVDTIDEAWKLADEYASEHVQIFTKRPRDALDNMTAYGALFLGEKTCVSYGDKVIGTNHVLPTKKAARYTGGLWVGKYLRTVTYQEVESSKASGELGRLCGRAARAENFEGHARSGDLRAQKYLDDQYDWIKLYHDENPKAYRGNL